DNA sequence from the Bacteroidales bacterium genome:
AGAAAGCAATTTCATTCCATTGTTGGTTATAGTGAACAGAAATCAATGAAAAGCAAGAATTCTATTTAAAACAACGCTGGATTAGTTTTGTTCCAAATGAATTGATTGAGAGTGAAATAAATTTGCGGAATCTTAAATGGAATTAAAATTATGCTATTCCTTCAACAAAATACATATCAATGGGGCCTTTGTATTTGGCTTCGATTTTGCCGCGGTACGCACATTTGAACCGGTTGTGAACCTTCTCGTATGTCATCTGTGAGACGTTTATCTTGCCCTCTTCTCCGCTTGATTCCATGCGTGAAGCTATGTTCACCGTATCGCCCCATATATCGTACTGGAACTTCCTGATGCCAACAATACCAGCAACCACGGGGCCTGTATGTATTCCCAGGCGCAGCTCGAAGTAAGGTTTATTCTCGTTTATTTTATGCTTTTTGAGCTCAAGCATGAATTTTTGTATTTCCAGCGCGGCAAACACAACATCCACAGGATTTGTAGTATTGGGAACCGGCAACCCTCCTGCGCACATATAGGAATCGCCGATGGTTTTGATTTTTTCGACGCCGTACCTGGCGATGATTTGGTCAAATGCCTTGAAGCAATGATCAATCTCACTCACGAGTTCCTGTGCCGAAACAACTTCCGCCATTTTTGTGAACCCCTTAAAATCGGTAAACATTACTGTTACCATATCGAAATTTCGGGCCTGGGAAGTTCCGGTATTTTTCAGTTCTTCGGCAGTTTCTGCAGGTAAAATATTCAGCAGCAAATCGTCAGAACGCGATTTTTCGTAATTGATGATCTTGTTTTTCTCTGCAAGTTCGTTTCGGGTTCTCCTCACATAGCGGTACCTGCTGAATATCCCAATAGCAATAAGAAGGAGTAAAGCCCCTACAATGGCAAAGGAATTGCGTATAATTTTCTGCCTTCTTATACTGAGCTTCTGTATTTCAGCATCTTTTGTAAGCAATTGAATTTCCTGTTGTTTCCTCTCGGTTTCGAATTCCTTTAACTTTTGAACGGCATTGTCTTTTTCAATGGTCATGATGGAATCCTTGATGGCCAGGTACTTTTGGTTATACTGAAATGCCTGCCTGAAATCATTTAACTCAGCATAAAGCCGGGCTTTGTCCTCATAAATTTTCATCAGATAATATCGCGCCCCAAGCCTTATGGCTATCGGTTCGGACTGCTCATAAAAACCCAGGGCTTTTGCCGGCTGGCCCAGGTTGCTGTAGATTTGAGCCATGCCGTTCAGCGCACTAATGATTCCGAGTTCATCATTGATCTCACGGGAAAGTGAAAGCGCCCTTTCTTCAAACATCAAGGCCGTTTTAAAATCTGAAAGCCCCATATGAGCCAGTGCGAAATTATGCAGGGCCATAGAGTAATCATATCGGTTATTGACGGTATCAATCAGCTTGAAAGATTTGGTGAAAAACTCCAACGCTTTTTCATGTTGCTCCAGGCCATGATAAAGAAGGCCAATGTTTCCGTAATTATAGGCAAGCCTTTTCAGGTCAGCACGGTTCTCATTGATTGCAGCGGCTTTAAGGTAATATTCAAGCGACTGGTCAATAAATCTCAGTTCAGAATATCGTGAACCAAGATTATTATAAATTTTGGCCAATTGTGCGCTATCACCACTGGCTTCGAAAATATCCCTGGCCTTCAAGGTATAGTTGATTGATTCTTCAAGACGGCCCTGAACCGACAGCGCTATACTGTAATTATTGTAAAGCTCACCCATCAGGCCCTGGAGATCATGCTTTTCTGCTATCACAAGTCCCTGGTCATACATCATAAATGCCGAATCGTACAAACCCTTGAGATCGTATGAAATCCCTGCGAGAAGAAACAAACGTGCAGTATGGGTTGAATCTCCGAATTCCTTTGCAAGCGGTATCGTCCTTTGAATTTGAGCACAGGCATGCTCGGGATCACTGAAGAGGTTTTGATTGATTTCGTCAATCAGCAAGGGAAAAAGAGACTTGTTTCCAGGTTGGCTTTCAAGGATAGAAAGAATGCTGTCGGCGTTTGATTTAAATTCCACGGAAACAGCAACCTGAAAGCCCGCGAACAGGCATAAAAAGAATGCAATAGTGGTAGTTTTCATCTTATGGCCGAAGTTTTTTGATAATGACAGGTTAGGGTTAACTTGAAAACATCTAGAGTTAATGATCAGATTTTCCTTTTACCCATAACAGCCAGCGAGAAATTACTGATCTGTTGTATGGATGAACAAAACTAGTTAATTTATGTTTAATGGCCTAATAATCATAGTTTTTGCCATTTTATTTCGAGGCAGAAATCCAAAAGAACTTAAAATCACTAAATCAAGTAATTATGAGCAGTTTTACAAATGAGACCGAAGCGCAATACAAGGCCAGGATTGAAGAGGAGCGCAAGAAGCTGAATCAGGCAATGACCGACGAGGCAAGATCTCCGCTTTCGCGCGATCAGATTCAACGTTTTAAGGGTTTAAGCTATTACCCGGTTGACACGAGGTTTAAAATCCACGCCAATCTAAGAAAGGATGAAGAAACCAGCACTCCGCTTCCCATGACAGATGGTTCAAAACAGGACTTCATAAGATACGGCTCGGCATCGTTCAACCTTGATGACGATGAGATAACACTTGAAGTATATAGAGATAAGAACCTGCCGGAATTGAGTGACCGGCCCGGCCGATTATTCATTCCTTTTCGCGACAATACCGCTGAAGCTGAAACCAGTGAAACCGGCAGGTTTATAGCCTTTGATGAACCAGAAAAAGAAGATGTGGTGGAATTGGATTTCAACAGGGCATACAATACGTATAATGGGCTAAACAGGTCACATCGCAGCATGATGGCTCCTGACGCAAATACCCCCAAGGTTAACTTTTCAGTTGGTCAGCGCAAATTTGAAGACAGGTAGTGCAGTGAATCAGGCCATGATTATTGCCTGATCAACTTTTTCATCTTGCCACTTCTGTTCTCGTTTAGTAATCTGTAGAAATACAATCCTTTGCCTGGGGCAGCAAAGGTGATTTGTTGCTGTTGGCTCGTAATGCTTCGTTGTATGATAAGCCTGCCTGCCGGATCGTAAACTTCAAGTATTACTGGTTGACCGTTCCATGCGTCGCCCACATCAATGGTAAAGTTATCTGAGAACGGGTTCGGATAAATAAAACCCGGGAAAATTTCATTTGTTCTTACAATTTCTTCGATCCCAACCACCCCGCCTGTGAATGTTTCCAGGGCAAGGCCTTTTTCGCCAAAAACAAAACCGTGCAAATTATTTTGAAACCAAATGCCTGTTAACGTCGTTGTTGCCGGAACTTCGATTGCATTCCAGGTAAAACCTCCGTCAATAGTTTTAAGCATGGTTTCATAATGGCCGGAACCTGCGGTATAACCTACATCAGGAGAAGAGAAAAAGATGCTCCTAAATTCCACCGGGTTCGAATTATTTAATGCAGCCTGGTTCCAGTTTATGCCCTGATGATCCGACCAGTATATGGCCTCGCCAAATGCGATAAAAATCTTCCCGTCATCTTTCATAAAAGCATCTGTCACCGGGGTAGCATTTGAAATTCCTCGCTCAGTCCAGGATAAACCGCCATCGTCACTTAAAATCAATGAGTATTCCCCGATAATAATAATATCGTCTGCTGATTGATAGAGTATCCGGAAATAATTATCAGAACCGGTATAAACATTTTGCCAGTTTTCACCTGCGTTGATTGTTTTGTAAACTTTGTTCTGGCCTGCCACAAAACCCATCTGAGAGCTAAAAAATTTAACCTCCATGGGCGTGAAGCTATCGGCAATTCCAACTGTTTCCCAGGTGGATCCTCCATCATCGGTTTTCCACAACGTAGCAATGCTCCAACCGGAAACAATATATCCATGACTTTCATCAGGGAAATGAAATGCAGGCGGGAACTCAAAAAGCTCAATGGAGCTTACTGCCTGCCATGTGACACCACCATCAATGGTTTTATGAATTTCCCAGAAAATGACCCCAAACAACTCATTTAAAAATGTGATGTAGCCGGTACTCTCATTTATAAATTGCACCTGAACTATGCTGCCTTTGAATACCTTCTCATAAAGAGGTGACCAGGAAATTCCATGATCCTCGGTTCGGAATATCAGGCCTTTGCTGCCGGCAGCGAATGCAGTGACCGGATCATAGAAAAACAATGCCCTGTCGGTCCACATGGAATATTCGGGCAGGGTGGCCGGTGTCCAGTTTGAGCCGCCGTCGAGTGTATAATAAATCTTGCTTTCATACATGTGCGATCCGTAAAGGACCATGCCCATCTGGGGATCGGAAAATGCAATCTTTCCTGTGTACATGGCATCGGCCTGGAAACTTAATTGCCATGTATTGCCTCCGTCAACGGTTTTATAAATCATGCCCATCATATCGCTATGATTTCCGTAGAGATATCCGGTGGTTTCATTCACGAAATCGAACGACAGCATTTGTGTGATTTCGAGCGGTGGGTTAAACGCGGGCGTCGCCCAGGTGTTTCCGCCATCAATTGTAGTGAGAAGATAATCTGTAGAAGAGGTAAGAATAACACCTTTC
Encoded proteins:
- a CDS encoding tetratricopeptide repeat protein → MKTTTIAFFLCLFAGFQVAVSVEFKSNADSILSILESQPGNKSLFPLLIDEINQNLFSDPEHACAQIQRTIPLAKEFGDSTHTARLFLLAGISYDLKGLYDSAFMMYDQGLVIAEKHDLQGLMGELYNNYSIALSVQGRLEESINYTLKARDIFEASGDSAQLAKIYNNLGSRYSELRFIDQSLEYYLKAAAINENRADLKRLAYNYGNIGLLYHGLEQHEKALEFFTKSFKLIDTVNNRYDYSMALHNFALAHMGLSDFKTALMFEERALSLSREINDELGIISALNGMAQIYSNLGQPAKALGFYEQSEPIAIRLGARYYLMKIYEDKARLYAELNDFRQAFQYNQKYLAIKDSIMTIEKDNAVQKLKEFETERKQQEIQLLTKDAEIQKLSIRRQKIIRNSFAIVGALLLLIAIGIFSRYRYVRRTRNELAEKNKIINYEKSRSDDLLLNILPAETAEELKNTGTSQARNFDMVTVMFTDFKGFTKMAEVVSAQELVSEIDHCFKAFDQIIARYGVEKIKTIGDSYMCAGGLPVPNTTNPVDVVFAALEIQKFMLELKKHKINENKPYFELRLGIHTGPVVAGIVGIRKFQYDIWGDTVNIASRMESSGEEGKINVSQMTYEKVHNRFKCAYRGKIEAKYKGPIDMYFVEGIA
- a CDS encoding DUF1684 domain-containing protein, whose amino-acid sequence is MSSFTNETEAQYKARIEEERKKLNQAMTDEARSPLSRDQIQRFKGLSYYPVDTRFKIHANLRKDEETSTPLPMTDGSKQDFIRYGSASFNLDDDEITLEVYRDKNLPELSDRPGRLFIPFRDNTAEAETSETGRFIAFDEPEKEDVVELDFNRAYNTYNGLNRSHRSMMAPDANTPKVNFSVGQRKFEDR
- a CDS encoding T9SS type A sorting domain-containing protein encodes the protein MRKIYVFTIFAALLPQLLEAQQAWNRIVNLPQENAINDIARIPGTEIIVAVGEGSTVMISENLGESWDVNCNPAGLNNFAILKSVIFTDALLGFITTADGQILRTTDGGSQWSVVHTTSPESSLNDIHFFNANHGIVCGDNGLILKTGNGGDDWITLFSGVSSHLKEIRFVTDQKGVILTSSTDYLLTTIDGGNTWATPAFNPPLEITQMLSFDFVNETTGYLYGNHSDMMGMIYKTVDGGNTWQLSFQADAMYTGKIAFSDPQMGMVLYGSHMYESKIYYTLDGGSNWTPATLPEYSMWTDRALFFYDPVTAFAAGSKGLIFRTEDHGISWSPLYEKVFKGSIVQVQFINESTGYITFLNELFGVIFWEIHKTIDGGVTWQAVSSIELFEFPPAFHFPDESHGYIVSGWSIATLWKTDDGGSTWETVGIADSFTPMEVKFFSSQMGFVAGQNKVYKTINAGENWQNVYTGSDNYFRILYQSADDIIIIGEYSLILSDDGGLSWTERGISNATPVTDAFMKDDGKIFIAFGEAIYWSDHQGINWNQAALNNSNPVEFRSIFFSSPDVGYTAGSGHYETMLKTIDGGFTWNAIEVPATTTLTGIWFQNNLHGFVFGEKGLALETFTGGVVGIEEIVRTNEIFPGFIYPNPFSDNFTIDVGDAWNGQPVILEVYDPAGRLIIQRSITSQQQQITFAAPGKGLYFYRLLNENRSGKMKKLIRQ